From the genome of Eublepharis macularius isolate TG4126 chromosome 4, MPM_Emac_v1.0, whole genome shotgun sequence:
AAGAAATGGAAATTTAAAATAAGCAGGACTAGGAATAGAGCAACCAGAATACTGAAGGCAACAGACCAAGGAACTGGTGAGCTTAGGAACAGGAAGTAGTGCAGAGAActgaggaaaggggagggagcagtgggacATGTGGCCAGAAGCTGCAGAGATAAGTGAGGCTAAAATTCACATATCCATCTGAAATAAGCCAGCCAATTAGTAGTACTCTTCTTTAAATGTGGTGGCCGCAGTGCTAATTCAAAAGGGCAATTCTGCACATGACATACTGGAGCACCCACATGAACAAGTTAATTCCCCCCTCCTCAAATGCATCTGTGTTTCCTAAGTTACTCTGTGAAAGCACTCTGAAACACGTCCTTTACATTCAGACCCTTCAAGAGTTCTCCTCCATATGGATTCTCTGGTGTCTGCTAAGATCCGAGCTCCacttgaagcttttcccacagtctgAGCATCTGTATGGTTTCTCGCCTGTGTGGGTTCTTTCATGGGCAATGAGGTTGGAGCTCCATTTGAAACTTTTCTCACAGACCGAACATTTGTATGGTTTGTCCCCGATATGAGTCCTCCTGTGGGATTTGAGGTTGGAGCTGTTGCGgaagctcttcccacaatccAAACATGGGTACAACTTCTCCCCCATGTGGGTTCTTTCATGTGCACTCAAGCTCGGTCTCTGGctgaagcatttcccacaatCTGAGCATTCATATGGTTTTTCCCCGGTGTGGTTTCTTTGGTGCGCTACAAGGTCTGACTTCCGaccaaagcttttcccacaatccATGCACTTGAAAGGCTTCTCTTCCACATGTGTTGTCTCATGTATGGCAAGGTGAGAGCTATGGCTAAAACTCTTATCACAAATCATGCAGTTGTATGGTTTCTCCTCCATGTGTGTTCGTTCATGTGCAATAAGGCCTGATCTCTGGCTAAAACTTTTTCCACAATCAggacacttatatggtttctctcctgtgtgagtcCTCTCGTGAACAATGAGGTCTGGCCTCCGACTAAAACTCTTTCCACAGTGGgagcatttataaggcttctcccctgtgtgggttgtCACATGTACAATGAGATCTGAGCTCCTAcaaaagcttttcccacagtctgAGCACTTGTATGGCTTCTCTTCCCTGTGGGTCCCTTCATGTGCAATGAGGCCCGACCGCTGGCTGAAGCCTTTCCCGCAGTGCGAGCATTTGAACGGCTTCTCACCTGTGTGGGTCCTCTCATGTGCAATAAGGTTGGAGTTCAAGCTAAAACTCTTCTCACAGTGTGAGCATTTGTATGGTCTCTCACCGGTGTGGGTTCGCCGATGAACGATAAGGCCAGACCGCTGGCAAAAACTCTTCCCGCAGTCCGAACACTTATACGGTTTTTCGCCAGTGTGGATTCTCTGGTGCCGGATGAGACGAGAGCTctggctgaagcttttcccacactcggcACACATCTTCTGTTTCTTGTTTTCCAGAGTCCTCTGCTGAACCACATTCCCATCAAGGTTCTTTTCATTTCCTTGGCAAGATTTATCCTCTTCCCCATTACTCAGACCATTCCCTGCCTCTCTCGTTGATCCACACAGGCTCTCCAAAACGTCTTCTGGTTTGGGATGAAGAGGAGTGATCTCTGTT
Proteins encoded in this window:
- the LOC129327779 gene encoding zinc finger protein ZFP2-like, translating into MAVAVFAFQEERFVLLLQLFLYMHLPHPEGWSFQARCRIRCSAAEGPIPKKHLAFLTREGEIKTEEGKRSEDLLREIDTERKKAVVDWKQMHEILDEQKQLVLGWLEEMKDYVVYRQKDIVRFSRESCHFKGLGRQKGQQLLLNIDSSGCRGEMFALKPQTDLVELEQRLSMLSQKRVVLQEMLQGFKETLHRELKISAERGEKPWTQNPQGPEAKKGSRQPLRAGEGQVNERAEKPLVEHSECEEQHERPMETETEITPLHPKPEDVLESLCGSTREAGNGLSNGEEDKSCQGNEKNLDGNVVQQRTLENKKQKMCAECGKSFSQSSRLIRHQRIHTGEKPYKCSDCGKSFCQRSGLIVHRRTHTGERPYKCSHCEKSFSLNSNLIAHERTHTGEKPFKCSHCGKGFSQRSGLIAHEGTHREEKPYKCSDCGKSFCRSSDLIVHVTTHTGEKPYKCSHCGKSFSRRPDLIVHERTHTGEKPYKCPDCGKSFSQRSGLIAHERTHMEEKPYNCMICDKSFSHSSHLAIHETTHVEEKPFKCMDCGKSFGRKSDLVAHQRNHTGEKPYECSDCGKCFSQRPSLSAHERTHMGEKLYPCLDCGKSFRNSSNLKSHRRTHIGDKPYKCSVCEKSFKWSSNLIAHERTHTGEKPYRCSDCGKSFKWSSDLSRHQRIHMEENS